The Catenuloplanes niger genome includes a window with the following:
- a CDS encoding glucose-6-phosphate dehydrogenase assembly protein OpcA: MIGLWDTTGNEVVKALAAERRSAGGVASGLALTLIAVVDEKRVREAEAAATIAASAHPCRLLIVVRSDVESQRSRLDAEIVVGGRLGPAEAAVLRMYGRLALHAESVVMPLLAPDVPVVSWWHSEPPEQIANDFLGVVADRRITDSAQAPDPVAALRQRAKDYAPGDTDLTWTRITLWRTLVASAFDTTSEQVVGATIVAPELDPTAALMGGWLSARLGITPVLEPTTEHPRMRSVELQCANGDCIKVTRDENTALFSRTGQADREMPLVRRPVGDELAEELRRLDPDQVYSEALGALAGLPHLESRPAHRVHVWKDPALAH, encoded by the coding sequence ATGATCGGCCTGTGGGACACGACCGGCAACGAGGTCGTCAAGGCGCTCGCCGCGGAACGGCGCAGCGCCGGCGGCGTGGCCAGCGGCCTCGCGCTCACGCTGATCGCGGTGGTGGACGAGAAGCGCGTCCGGGAGGCGGAGGCGGCGGCCACCATCGCGGCGTCCGCGCACCCGTGCCGCCTGCTGATCGTGGTCCGGTCCGACGTGGAGAGCCAGCGCAGCCGGCTGGACGCGGAGATCGTGGTCGGCGGCCGGCTCGGCCCGGCCGAGGCCGCGGTGCTGCGGATGTACGGCCGGCTCGCGCTGCACGCCGAGTCCGTGGTGATGCCGCTGCTGGCACCGGACGTGCCGGTGGTCTCCTGGTGGCACAGCGAGCCACCGGAGCAGATCGCGAACGACTTCCTCGGCGTGGTCGCGGACCGGCGGATCACCGACTCCGCGCAGGCCCCCGACCCGGTCGCCGCGCTCAGGCAGCGCGCCAAGGACTACGCGCCCGGCGACACCGACCTCACCTGGACCCGGATCACGCTCTGGCGCACGCTCGTGGCCAGCGCGTTCGACACCACGTCCGAGCAGGTCGTCGGCGCCACCATCGTCGCGCCGGAGCTGGACCCGACCGCCGCGCTGATGGGCGGCTGGCTCTCCGCCCGGCTCGGCATCACGCCGGTCCTCGAACCGACCACCGAGCACCCGCGCATGCGCTCGGTCGAGCTGCAGTGCGCCAACGGCGACTGCATCAAGGTCACCCGCGACGAGAACACGGCGCTGTTCAGCCGCACCGGCCAGGCCGACCGCGAGATGCCGCTGGTCCGCCGCCCGGTCGGTGACGAGCTCGCCGAGGAACTGCGCCGCCTCGACCCGGACCAGGTCTACTCCGAGGCACTCGGCGCGCTCGCCGGACTGCCGCACCTGGAGAGCCGCCCCGCGCACCGCGTGCACGTCTGGAAGGACCCGGCGCTCGCGCACTGA
- the tkt gene encoding transketolase yields the protein MAATPSEDSALSWSDLDRKAVDTVRVLAMDAVEKSGNGHPGTAMSLAPAAYLLFNKVMTHSPANSAWPGRDRFVLSAGHSSLTLYIQLYLSGYGLGLDDLKSLRQWGSLTPGHPEQGHTDGVETTTGPLGQGIGNAVGFAIAARRERGLFDPETPDGESIFDHNVWAIASDGDIEEGISHEASAIAGHQKLGNLTLIWDDNEISIEDDTRIAKSEDVAARYEAYGWHVQTVNWRKSFDDGGEYAEDVEALYAALVAAKATTDKPSFIALRTVIGYPAPKKQNTGKIHGSALGKDEVAATKTILGFDPAQSFQVDEKVLQHAREVVERGKAAEAAWREKFDAWAAANPERKALWDRMSKRELPAGWDAALPVWEADAKGVATRAASGKVLNALAPVLPELWGGSADLAESNNTTMEGEPSFIPEEYATKAFPGHKYGRTLHFGIREHGMGAIMNGIALHGGTRVYGGTFAVFSDYMRPSVRLAALMKLPVVYVWTHDSIGLGEDGPTHQPVEHLTALRAIPGLDVVRPADANETAQAWKAALEHTDRPTALILSRQNLPTIDRSTHASAENTAKGAYVLVDASNSQPSVILLASGSEVQIALTARERLEAEGTPTRVVSVPCQEWFDAQDQAYRESVLPSSVKARVSVEAAIGMSWRHLIGDAGESVSIEHYGASAPYTVLFEQFGFTADNVVAKAHASLTKVGAITGSKTGN from the coding sequence GTGGCTGCCACCCCATCCGAGGACAGCGCTCTGAGCTGGTCCGATCTCGACCGTAAGGCGGTCGACACCGTCCGCGTCCTGGCCATGGACGCCGTGGAGAAGTCCGGCAACGGTCACCCCGGCACCGCCATGAGCCTGGCGCCCGCGGCCTACCTGCTCTTCAACAAGGTCATGACGCACAGCCCGGCGAACTCGGCGTGGCCGGGCCGGGACCGTTTCGTGCTGTCCGCCGGGCACTCCAGCCTCACCCTCTACATCCAGCTCTACCTCTCCGGTTACGGGCTGGGCCTGGACGACCTGAAGTCGCTGCGTCAGTGGGGCTCGCTCACCCCGGGCCACCCGGAGCAGGGGCACACCGACGGCGTCGAGACCACCACCGGCCCGCTGGGCCAGGGCATCGGCAACGCGGTCGGCTTCGCGATCGCGGCCCGCCGGGAGCGCGGCCTGTTCGACCCGGAGACGCCGGACGGCGAGTCGATCTTCGACCACAACGTGTGGGCGATCGCCTCCGACGGCGACATCGAGGAGGGCATCAGCCACGAGGCCAGCGCGATCGCCGGTCACCAGAAGCTGGGCAACCTCACGCTGATCTGGGACGACAACGAGATCTCGATCGAGGACGACACCCGGATCGCGAAGTCCGAGGACGTCGCGGCGCGCTACGAGGCGTACGGCTGGCACGTCCAGACCGTCAACTGGCGCAAGTCGTTCGACGACGGCGGTGAGTACGCGGAGGACGTCGAGGCGCTGTACGCGGCGCTGGTCGCGGCGAAGGCGACCACCGACAAGCCGTCGTTCATCGCGCTGCGCACCGTGATCGGTTACCCGGCGCCGAAGAAGCAGAACACCGGCAAGATCCACGGCTCCGCGCTGGGCAAGGACGAGGTCGCCGCCACCAAGACGATCCTGGGCTTCGACCCGGCACAGTCGTTCCAGGTGGACGAGAAGGTGCTGCAGCACGCCCGCGAGGTCGTCGAGCGCGGCAAGGCCGCCGAGGCCGCCTGGCGGGAGAAGTTCGACGCGTGGGCCGCCGCGAACCCGGAGCGCAAGGCGCTGTGGGACCGGATGTCCAAGCGTGAGCTGCCGGCCGGCTGGGACGCCGCGCTGCCGGTCTGGGAGGCCGACGCGAAGGGCGTCGCCACCCGCGCCGCCTCCGGCAAGGTGCTGAACGCGCTGGCCCCGGTGCTGCCGGAGCTGTGGGGCGGCTCGGCCGACCTGGCCGAGTCGAACAACACGACGATGGAGGGCGAGCCGTCCTTCATCCCGGAGGAGTACGCCACCAAGGCGTTCCCGGGTCACAAGTACGGCCGCACGCTGCACTTCGGCATCCGCGAGCACGGCATGGGCGCGATCATGAACGGCATCGCGCTGCACGGCGGCACCCGCGTCTACGGCGGCACGTTCGCGGTCTTCTCCGACTACATGCGCCCGTCGGTGCGGCTCGCCGCGCTGATGAAGCTGCCGGTCGTCTACGTGTGGACGCACGACTCGATCGGCCTCGGCGAGGACGGCCCGACGCACCAGCCGGTCGAGCACCTGACCGCGCTGCGCGCCATCCCCGGCCTCGACGTGGTCCGCCCGGCGGACGCGAACGAGACCGCCCAGGCGTGGAAGGCGGCGCTGGAGCACACCGACCGGCCGACCGCGCTGATCCTGTCCCGGCAGAACCTGCCGACCATCGACCGGTCCACGCACGCCTCCGCGGAGAACACCGCCAAGGGCGCGTACGTGCTGGTCGACGCGTCGAACTCGCAGCCGTCGGTGATCCTGCTGGCGTCCGGCTCCGAGGTGCAGATCGCGCTGACCGCGCGGGAGCGCCTGGAGGCCGAGGGCACGCCGACGCGCGTCGTCTCGGTGCCGTGCCAGGAGTGGTTCGACGCGCAGGACCAGGCGTACCGCGAGTCGGTGCTGCCGTCGTCGGTCAAGGCGCGCGTCAGCGTCGAGGCCGCCATCGGGATGTCCTGGCGGCACCTGATCGGCGACGCCGGCGAGTCGGTCAGCATTGAGCACTACGGAGCCTCCGCGCCGTACACGGTGCTGTTCGAGCAGTTCGGTTTCACGGCCGACAACGTGGTGGCGAAGGCGCACGCCTCGCTCACCAAGGTCGGCGCCATCACCGGCAGCAAGACCGGTAACTGA
- the pgl gene encoding 6-phosphogluconolactonase, with amino-acid sequence MTEPTVIVHADADIQTQAVAARLIVKIIDAQAARGTADVVLTGGRGAAKIYRAIASSPAATAIDWSRVDLWWGDERFLPLGHADRNETQAREALLDSLPLDPKRIHPMPPSDGPDGDDAAAAAARYAAEWTAATPHIDVVLLGVGEDGHVASLFPGHPGLAETGVAAGVHNSPKPPPTRITLTLPTINAADEVWLIVTGADKATPVAAALAGGSDLPCARVQGTSRTLWLIDKAAAADL; translated from the coding sequence ATGACAGAACCGACCGTGATCGTCCACGCGGACGCCGACATCCAGACCCAGGCCGTCGCCGCCCGCCTGATCGTCAAGATCATTGACGCGCAGGCCGCCCGCGGCACCGCCGACGTCGTCCTCACCGGCGGCCGCGGCGCCGCCAAGATCTACCGCGCGATCGCGTCGTCCCCCGCCGCCACCGCCATCGACTGGTCCCGCGTCGACCTGTGGTGGGGCGACGAGCGCTTCCTCCCGCTCGGCCACGCCGACCGCAACGAGACCCAGGCCCGCGAGGCCCTGCTGGACTCGCTGCCGCTCGACCCGAAGCGCATCCACCCGATGCCCCCGTCCGACGGCCCGGACGGCGACGACGCCGCGGCCGCCGCCGCCCGCTACGCCGCCGAGTGGACCGCCGCGACCCCGCACATCGACGTCGTCCTGCTCGGCGTCGGCGAGGACGGCCACGTGGCCTCGCTGTTCCCCGGCCACCCCGGCCTGGCCGAGACCGGCGTCGCCGCCGGCGTCCACAACAGCCCCAAGCCGCCACCCACCCGGATCACGCTGACGCTCCCCACCATCAACGCGGCCGACGAGGTCTGGCTGATCGTCACCGGCGCCGACAAGGCCACCCCGGTCGCCGCCGCGCTGGCCGGCGGCTCCGACCTGCCGTGCGCCCGCGTCCAAGGCACGTCCCGCACCCTCTGGCTGATCGACAAGGCCGCCGCCGCCGACCTGTGA
- a CDS encoding M50 family metallopeptidase has product MTSAEPSLTLAVGSLILGLAASLLWTVTRFLIVAAHHGSQALLFSAGGRRIKHIEMRPGRSEIVVEGDASFFALLGGFLGPSLFGLLGATMLAHRLSPETVLWTAFILLAIVFFQTKNPFGLVITAIYGTLLFVLARNGSAGVRALSAYSLVWFLLLGSVIHTVLYSVAGKDAADLRKATMIPTSLWRAIWWLASMAALIYGGGVLFGLIDPVFRRAPG; this is encoded by the coding sequence ATGACCAGCGCCGAACCGTCTCTGACGCTGGCCGTCGGCTCGCTCATCCTCGGCTTGGCGGCCTCACTCCTCTGGACCGTGACGCGATTCCTCATCGTCGCCGCGCATCACGGCAGTCAGGCGCTCCTGTTCTCCGCCGGCGGCCGGCGGATCAAGCACATCGAGATGCGGCCGGGCCGGAGCGAGATCGTCGTCGAAGGTGACGCGTCCTTCTTCGCCCTGCTGGGCGGGTTCCTCGGCCCTTCCCTGTTCGGCTTGCTCGGTGCCACCATGCTGGCGCACCGGCTGAGTCCCGAAACAGTACTGTGGACCGCCTTCATCCTCCTGGCGATCGTCTTCTTCCAGACGAAGAACCCGTTCGGCCTGGTCATCACCGCCATCTACGGCACGCTGCTCTTCGTCCTCGCCCGCAACGGCTCCGCCGGAGTCCGCGCCCTCTCCGCGTACTCACTGGTCTGGTTCCTGCTTCTCGGCAGCGTCATCCACACGGTCCTCTACAGCGTGGCCGGGAAGGACGCGGCCGACCTGCGTAAGGCAACCATGATCCCGACGAGTCTCTGGCGGGCGATCTGGTGGCTCGCCTCCATGGCAGCGCTGATCTACGGCGGCGGTGTCCTGTTCGGCCTCATTGATCCGGTGTTCCGGCGCGCGCCCGGGTGA
- the tal gene encoding transaldolase — MTDRLKELSDAGVAVWLDDLSRVRLASGTLDKLRTEKHVVGVTTNPTIFAKALSDADAYDEQLRELADRDVTVEEATRALTTYDVRWAADVMKPEYDRSQGQDGRVSIEVDPRLAHETSKTVAEAKALWWLVDRDNVLIKIPATLAGLPAITATLAAGISVNVTLIFSLDRYGKVIDAFLDGLEQAKANGHDLSKIASVASFFVSRVDTEIDKRLDKIGSDEAKALKGKAAVANAQLAYQLYEEKFGGERWAALKAAGAHPQRPLWASTGTKSAEYKDTIYVEELIASGVVNTMPESVIDAYADHGDTRGDTVTGSYAAAQDVFDKLAAVGIDFDDVVKVLEEEGVQKFEASWAELLEGLAKSLDAAKKGASNPSDAA; from the coding sequence ATGACCGATCGGCTCAAGGAACTCTCCGACGCCGGCGTGGCGGTGTGGCTGGACGACCTGTCCCGCGTCCGTCTCGCGTCCGGCACGCTGGACAAGCTCCGCACGGAGAAGCACGTGGTGGGCGTGACCACCAACCCGACCATCTTCGCCAAGGCGCTCTCCGACGCGGACGCGTACGACGAGCAGCTGCGCGAGCTGGCCGACCGCGACGTCACCGTGGAGGAGGCGACGCGCGCGCTGACCACGTACGACGTGCGCTGGGCCGCCGACGTGATGAAGCCGGAGTACGACCGCTCGCAGGGTCAGGACGGCCGCGTCTCGATCGAGGTCGACCCGCGCCTGGCGCACGAGACCTCGAAGACCGTCGCCGAGGCCAAGGCGCTGTGGTGGCTGGTCGACCGGGACAACGTGCTCATCAAGATCCCGGCGACGCTGGCCGGTCTGCCGGCGATCACCGCCACGCTGGCCGCGGGCATCAGCGTCAACGTGACGCTGATCTTCTCGCTGGACCGGTACGGCAAGGTGATCGACGCGTTCCTGGACGGTCTGGAGCAGGCGAAGGCGAACGGCCACGACCTCTCCAAGATCGCCTCGGTCGCGTCGTTCTTCGTCTCCCGGGTGGACACCGAGATCGACAAGCGGCTCGACAAGATCGGCTCCGACGAGGCCAAGGCGCTGAAGGGCAAGGCGGCCGTCGCCAACGCCCAGCTGGCGTACCAGCTGTACGAGGAGAAGTTCGGCGGCGAGCGGTGGGCAGCGCTCAAGGCGGCCGGCGCGCACCCGCAGCGTCCGCTGTGGGCGTCGACCGGCACGAAGAGCGCGGAGTACAAGGACACGATCTACGTCGAGGAGCTGATCGCGTCCGGCGTCGTCAACACGATGCCGGAGTCGGTCATCGACGCGTACGCGGACCACGGCGACACCCGCGGTGACACCGTCACCGGGTCGTACGCGGCGGCGCAGGACGTGTTCGACAAGCTCGCCGCGGTCGGCATCGACTTCGACGACGTGGTGAAGGTCCTCGAGGAGGAGGGCGTCCAGAAGTTCGAGGCCTCCTGGGCCGAGCTGCTGGAGGGCCTGGCCAAGTCGCTCGACGCGGCCAAGAAGGGCGCGTCCAACCCGAGCGACGCGGCCTGA
- a CDS encoding glucose-6-phosphate isomerase produces the protein MSDLLSGGAEAAAGLAVHGARAIDEQSPASVRRALVADGVPGLLARKDPTLWGPEAEPAAAAHLGWLDTFHRSRELLPQLAELCAELGDLDHVVLCGMGGSSLAPAAMAATLGRPLTVLDTTDPARIRAALGDRLDTTVVVVASKSGGTIETDAQRRAYHRAFLDLGRTPEEAGRHFVVVTDPGSPLVETGLEMGAFVIVADPSVGGRFGALTAFGLVPAALAGVDVAELLDQAEEFAASLGGEENNPALALGAAIGAAATAGYSAVALVPDGSGLDGLGDWAEQLLAESLGKDGLGLLPVVVESPSAPGATGLGVLTVAYGGSLGTGAVPGGGIGAQLAVNGPLGAQFLAWEFATALAARVLGVDPFSQPDVAATKRHTARLLEAMPTAEPAFTDGAVQGFSGDSLTGALRAVLDAGDYLAVMAYLDRDGDAEIARLRAVLADKAGKPVTFGWGPRLLHTAGQFHKGGPRTGAFLQITGAVTDDLAIPGRPYTFGRLQAAQAAADRAALDGRPLLRLHLTDRTAGINQLVTAAQAL, from the coding sequence ATGAGTGATCTGCTCAGCGGTGGCGCCGAGGCGGCCGCCGGACTGGCCGTCCACGGCGCACGCGCCATCGATGAGCAGTCACCGGCGTCCGTCCGGCGGGCGCTGGTCGCCGACGGTGTGCCCGGCCTGCTGGCCCGCAAGGATCCCACGCTGTGGGGTCCGGAGGCGGAGCCGGCGGCCGCGGCGCACCTCGGCTGGCTCGACACGTTCCACCGGTCCCGCGAGCTGCTCCCCCAGCTCGCGGAGCTGTGCGCGGAGCTCGGCGACCTGGACCACGTGGTGCTGTGCGGCATGGGCGGTTCCTCGCTCGCACCGGCCGCGATGGCCGCGACGCTCGGGCGCCCGCTGACCGTGCTGGACACCACGGACCCGGCCCGGATCCGGGCTGCGCTCGGCGACCGGCTGGACACCACCGTGGTGGTCGTGGCCAGCAAGTCCGGCGGCACGATCGAGACCGACGCGCAGCGCCGGGCGTACCACCGGGCATTTCTCGATCTCGGTAGGACTCCGGAGGAGGCCGGCCGGCACTTCGTGGTCGTCACCGATCCGGGTTCGCCGCTGGTCGAGACCGGGCTGGAGATGGGCGCGTTCGTCATCGTGGCGGACCCGTCGGTCGGCGGGCGGTTCGGTGCACTGACCGCGTTCGGCCTGGTCCCGGCCGCGCTGGCCGGGGTCGACGTGGCCGAACTGCTGGACCAGGCGGAGGAGTTCGCCGCCTCGCTCGGCGGCGAGGAGAACAATCCGGCGCTGGCTCTCGGCGCCGCGATCGGCGCGGCGGCCACCGCCGGCTACTCCGCGGTGGCGCTGGTGCCGGACGGCAGCGGACTGGACGGGCTCGGCGACTGGGCCGAGCAGCTGCTCGCGGAGTCGCTGGGCAAGGACGGTCTCGGGCTGCTGCCGGTCGTGGTCGAGTCGCCGTCCGCACCGGGCGCGACCGGGCTCGGCGTGCTGACCGTGGCGTACGGCGGGTCGCTCGGCACCGGCGCGGTGCCCGGCGGCGGGATCGGTGCGCAGCTGGCGGTCAACGGGCCGCTCGGCGCGCAGTTCCTGGCCTGGGAGTTCGCCACCGCGCTGGCCGCCCGGGTGCTCGGCGTGGACCCGTTCAGCCAGCCCGACGTGGCGGCCACGAAACGGCACACGGCGCGCCTGCTGGAGGCGATGCCCACAGCGGAGCCCGCGTTCACCGACGGCGCGGTCCAGGGCTTCTCCGGCGACTCCCTGACCGGTGCGCTCCGGGCCGTCCTGGACGCCGGTGACTATCTTGCGGTGATGGCCTATCTGGACCGTGACGGCGACGCGGAGATCGCGCGCCTGCGGGCCGTCCTGGCCGACAAGGCCGGCAAGCCGGTCACCTTCGGCTGGGGCCCGCGCCTGCTGCACACCGCCGGCCAGTTCCACAAGGGCGGGCCGCGGACCGGCGCGTTCCTGCAGATCACCGGTGCCGTCACCGACGACCTGGCGATCCCCGGCCGGCCGTACACGTTCGGGCGCCTGCAGGCCGCCCAGGCCGCCGCCGACCGGGCCGCGCTGGACGGCCGCCCGCTGCTTCGCCTGCACCTCACCGACCGCACGGCCGGAATCAATCAACTCGTAACGGCCGCGCAGGCACTGTAA
- the zwf gene encoding glucose-6-phosphate dehydrogenase, whose amino-acid sequence MRNPLRDPQDRRLPRIPEPCALVIFGVTGDLSRKKLIPAVYDLANRGLLPPGFVVLGFARRDWGDGDFESLAYEAAKKGARTPWREDVWARLAENIKFVAGSFDDDAAFDTLASSLDELRATHGIAGNAAFYFSIPPVAFPIVLKQLARTGMADNGRSGGWRRVVVEKPFGYDLETAKELNRLVDSVFTADDVFRIDHYLGKETVQNILALRFANSLFEPVWNSKYVDHVQITMAEDVGIGTRAGFYDGAGAARDVLQNHLLQLMAMFAMEEPTSFDPSEIRAEKLKVLKAISVPKDIQADTVRGQYLQGWVAGERAVGYLEEKNIPAESTTETYVAVKLAIQNRRWAGVPFYVRCGKRLPRRVTEIAIVFKKAPHLPFDPADVEMLGHNQLVVRVQPDEGMVLKFGSKVPGTTMEVRDIAMDFQYGEAFTESSPEAYERLVLDVLVGDRTLFPDAAEVEQSWKVIDPLEEAWAGTTPEPYRAGEWGPRAADELLAREGRSWRRA is encoded by the coding sequence GTGAGAAATCCGCTGCGCGACCCACAGGATCGCCGGCTGCCGAGGATCCCGGAGCCGTGTGCTCTGGTCATCTTCGGCGTCACCGGCGACCTGTCCCGTAAGAAGCTGATCCCCGCGGTCTACGACCTGGCCAACCGTGGCCTGCTCCCGCCCGGTTTCGTGGTGCTCGGCTTCGCCCGGCGCGACTGGGGCGACGGCGACTTCGAGTCGCTGGCCTACGAGGCGGCCAAGAAGGGCGCCCGCACCCCGTGGCGGGAGGACGTCTGGGCCCGGCTGGCGGAGAACATCAAGTTCGTGGCCGGCTCGTTCGACGACGACGCCGCGTTCGACACGCTGGCCTCCTCGCTGGACGAGCTGCGCGCCACGCACGGCATCGCCGGCAACGCCGCGTTCTACTTCTCGATCCCGCCGGTCGCGTTTCCCATCGTCCTCAAGCAGCTGGCCCGCACCGGCATGGCCGACAACGGCCGGTCCGGCGGCTGGCGGCGGGTGGTGGTGGAGAAGCCGTTCGGCTACGACCTGGAGACGGCCAAGGAGCTCAACCGGCTGGTCGACTCCGTCTTCACCGCCGACGACGTGTTCCGCATCGACCACTACCTCGGCAAGGAGACCGTCCAGAACATCCTGGCGCTCCGCTTCGCGAACTCGCTGTTCGAGCCGGTGTGGAACTCGAAGTACGTCGACCACGTGCAGATCACCATGGCCGAGGACGTCGGCATCGGCACCCGCGCCGGGTTCTACGACGGCGCCGGCGCCGCCCGCGACGTGCTGCAGAACCACCTGCTCCAGCTGATGGCGATGTTCGCGATGGAGGAGCCGACCAGCTTCGACCCGTCCGAGATCCGGGCCGAGAAGCTGAAGGTCCTCAAGGCGATCAGCGTGCCCAAGGACATCCAGGCCGACACGGTACGCGGTCAGTACCTGCAGGGCTGGGTCGCGGGCGAGCGCGCGGTCGGCTACCTGGAGGAGAAGAACATCCCGGCCGAGTCGACGACCGAGACGTACGTCGCGGTCAAGCTCGCCATCCAGAACCGCCGCTGGGCCGGTGTCCCGTTCTACGTGCGCTGCGGCAAGCGGCTCCCGCGCCGGGTCACCGAGATCGCGATCGTCTTCAAGAAGGCGCCGCACCTGCCGTTCGACCCGGCCGACGTGGAGATGCTCGGCCACAACCAGCTGGTGGTGCGCGTCCAGCCGGACGAGGGCATGGTGCTCAAGTTCGGCTCCAAGGTGCCGGGCACCACGATGGAGGTCCGCGACATCGCGATGGACTTCCAGTACGGCGAGGCGTTCACCGAGTCCAGCCCGGAGGCGTACGAGCGGCTGGTCCTGGACGTGCTGGTCGGCGACCGGACGCTGTTCCCGGACGCGGCCGAGGTGGAGCAGAGCTGGAAGGTGATCGACCCGCTCGAGGAGGCGTGGGCGGGCACCACGCCGGAGCCGTACCGGGCCGGCGAGTGGGGACCGCGCGCCGCCGACGAACTGCTGGCCCGTGAGGGCCGGAGCTGGAGGCGAGCATGA
- a CDS encoding heme o synthase translates to MKRPPDATPRAGDVIKAYVALTKPRIVELLLVTTVPTMMLAANGLPSLWLMAAVLVGGSFAAGGASALNCYIDRDIDQVMRRTKRRPLPAHSVSPRNALIFGLTLAALSVAIMALTTNWLATAMTLGSIVYYDVVYTLWLKRVTAWNTFWGGICGSAPVLIGWAAVTGSLSPAAWALFGVVFFWQMPHFYALAIKYKDDYARAGIPMLPVVASVRRVNVEIVGFAWLTLISSLAAWPFGLSWIYGVPATVVGALFVLESHLLARRASKGEPVKPMRLFHWSTTYLTIVFLAVAIDALV, encoded by the coding sequence GTGAAGCGTCCTCCGGATGCCACCCCCCGCGCCGGAGATGTGATCAAGGCGTATGTCGCGCTCACCAAGCCGCGCATCGTCGAACTGCTGCTCGTCACGACCGTACCCACGATGATGCTGGCCGCAAACGGCCTGCCGTCGCTGTGGCTGATGGCGGCGGTTCTGGTCGGCGGCTCGTTCGCCGCCGGTGGCGCCAGCGCGCTGAACTGCTACATCGACCGGGACATCGACCAGGTCATGCGGCGCACCAAGCGCCGCCCGCTGCCGGCCCACTCGGTCTCGCCGCGCAACGCGCTGATCTTCGGTCTCACGCTCGCCGCGCTCAGCGTCGCGATCATGGCGTTGACGACGAACTGGCTGGCCACGGCCATGACGCTCGGTTCGATCGTCTACTACGACGTGGTCTACACGCTCTGGCTGAAGCGGGTCACCGCGTGGAACACGTTCTGGGGCGGCATCTGCGGCTCCGCGCCGGTGCTGATCGGCTGGGCCGCGGTCACCGGCTCGCTGTCGCCCGCGGCCTGGGCGCTGTTCGGCGTGGTCTTCTTCTGGCAGATGCCGCACTTCTACGCGCTCGCCATCAAGTACAAGGACGACTACGCGCGGGCCGGCATCCCGATGCTGCCGGTGGTGGCCTCGGTCCGCCGGGTCAACGTGGAGATCGTCGGGTTCGCCTGGCTCACACTGATCTCCTCGCTGGCCGCCTGGCCGTTCGGTCTGAGCTGGATCTACGGCGTGCCGGCCACCGTCGTGGGCGCGCTGTTCGTGCTGGAGTCGCACCTGCTGGCCCGGCGGGCGTCCAAGGGGGAGCCGGTCAAGCCGATGCGGCTGTTCCACTGGTCCACGACGTACCTCACGATCGTGTTCCTCGCGGTCGCGATCGACGCGCTGGTGTGA